ACGCATTTTCTAATAGCGTGATGATTTCTTTAAAGTTTTGCCGACGTGCATGGGCTAGAGCAGTAACGCCATCCTTATCCGCAATATTGACGTCGCAACCAGCCTCGATCAGCATTTTTATGATTTGTACCTGTTTGCTGTTGCCATCGCTTAAAATCACCGCTTCGAGCAGTGCGGTCCAACCCAGGCGGTTCACATGGTTAATGGGATAAGCTTTGTCTTTCAAGAGTTCTGCAACTACCTCAACATGGCCTTTTTCACAAGCAGGAATAAGTGCGGTGCCATTATACCTGTTAAAAATTTTATAATCTGCACCTGCTTTTAAGCAAAGCCTCACGATATCCAGGTAACCCGAGGCTCCGGCATATAAGAAAGGGCTATTCAATATTTTATCCTGAGCGTTTACACTGGCGCCGGCATTAATCAATAACTTCACCATGGGCAGGTTATTTAAATAGGTAGCAGCCATAAGAGGCGTTTCTCCTTTTTCGTTTCTTACTTCCAGATTCTTCTGACTGGAAATCCATTGTTCAAGTTTGTTTGTGTTTTTTGCTGCGATGATATCGAAGACTCCGGTATTCGTAGGTTCCATGGTTTTTTCTTGTGAACATGCGGTAAAAGTGCATAAGCTGGAGATCAGCAAAGCAACTAAATAGGTAATTCGGTAATTCATATGCAAATGTATATTTCCCCAAAATACCGGAGTAGGACTGTTTAGTACATCAAGGGTACTAATTATTCATTTTTCGGAATTCCTGAGGACTGCTGCTGGTATATTTCCTGAAAAAACGGGAAAAGTAAGAGGTATCGTTAAAGCCAAGGGTATAGGCAATTTCTTTGATGTCGAGTTTCGTAAATGTCAGCATTCTTTTGGCTTCCAATAGAATTCTCTCTCTGATATAATCCCCGGCGGTAATTCCGGATTTTTTCCTGCAAACCTGATTCAGGTAGTTTGCAGTTACACTCATTTCATTGGCGTAAAATGAAACTTCACTGTGGCTGGTATAATGTGTTTCCAAAAGGCCTAGAAAATTATTGATAATGCGATGATCAGGAGCAAATTCCTGTACCTCAAAATTTTCACTATACCATCTTTTGATTAATAAGAGGACCAGTTGTAAACGGGACTGAAGGATATCAATATACAAGTCTTCGGAATCAACCACTTCCTGCTCCATCTTTTCAAGCTCCTGGACCAGGTTTTCGTACTGGGTATCGTTCAGTGGCAGAAAAGGAGAGGCTGATAAATTAAAATAAGGGAAACGCTGACTCCCAGGTAATAAGAATTTCAAAGAAAACATCAATTGATAGCCTGATGTATCTTTTGAAAGTTCCCACTGATGGGCTTGCCCCGGAGCAAGAAAGAATATCATTTTATCCTTTACCTTATGTGCTTTAAAATCTATGGTATGTATGCCGCTTCCTTTTTCAATGAGTAAGATCATATAAAAATCATGCTTATGGGCATGAGGAATAGAAGGCATATTGATCGGCTGATGACGGACGATTTTAAAATCTTCTTTTGTATAGGGAAGATTGAATATTTGTTCAATACCGACAGTTGGTAGCAGCATTTTTAGGTTTCGCAGGGGTTATTATCTAATTAAAGATAATAAATAATTGTATTTGTCTGGTACTCTCATTTTGGAAGAGCTTATAACAAGGCTCCACTTGCGGCTATATTGCTGCTTTTTTGAAGGCAGGTTGGGAGGGCCCAGGAGGGCCTGATAGTCCTGTTAACCTATATTGTTGTCAGATGAAAATTTAATGTAAATCGCAGGCAACTGGCCACTTGTTATAGGGTATTTATTAGTTTTAACAAAACTTATTAGCTATATTGATGTTGTTATTAATAAAGCTGTTAACTTTTATTGTTAAATATTTAATCTATTCAATATGGCAAAAGCATCAAATGGCCCTTTGGGGGCCTTAAACGGAAAATTACGAAACCTGGTTTTTTACATGCTCAACGGGCAACCTGTTGTTCGTACCATTGGCGATCCGGGTAAACCCAGCAGAAATCAACTGGCCAACCGTCAGGCAATGTCGGTGACGATGGGACTGGTAAGCAGCATCACTGATTTTACCAGTGTCAGTTTTGAACTGGAAGCAAAAGGAACAGTCAGAAATGCCCACAATCTGGCCACCTCTTATATCAAAAAGCAGGCTTTAAAAGGGGAATATCCCAATATTTCGGTTGATTATAGTAAGGTGATCCTGAGCAATGGCAGCCTGCCTGGTGCTGCTGATCTGAAAATAGAAAAGAAAGAAAAAGGCGTGTTGCTGAGCTGGGATACTACAGGTAGCGATGATGATATCGTAATGATTTTGCTTTGTCATCCTTTACAAAAAAGGGCCACTTCCTGTATCAATGCAGGTCGCAGAGATGCGGGATCCTATTTTATCGGCTTGCGTGAAGATTACCTGGAGGAACCAATAGAAGCTTATATCTGTTTTCGGGCAGCGGATGGTAAGGCCATCTCCAACAGTGCTTATGTTGGCAACCTGAATGGAGAGATCGAGAGTCCGGAGGAGCGCGCGCAAAATAAGAAGTATCAGCTGATTAAACAGCGCTTTGATGTGGTAGAGTCCGATTATTTACAGCAATTGAAGGATAATTGGGGACAACGGGTAGATAGCAAAGCGTTCCGGAATCTGGAAAAGGAATATGAAGTGCTAAAGAACAAACTGGAGCATCTTCCGGGGAAACCAGGTTGATCTGTTAAAATATTTTTTCATCATCGATAGTACTACCTCCTTAAATATGTGTTTAGGTTATTATACTACTGAACATTTAAGGAAAAATGGAGAAGTCTATCAACAAAACCGGGTTACTACAATTTTTGCAGGGGAACTGTTCAAATAAGGAATCGATTAGGATCAATCAATTCTTAAGGACTTCTGATGGGCAAAATTTAATGAATGAACTGTTAAACGAACGTTTGGAGTTGGCAGCCAGTGAAGAGGTTGATCAGGGAAGACTTTCCAAATGGAAAGAGGAATGGAGTTTGAAATTTCAAGCGGAATCTGAAAACCCTGCGGCAGAAAATGAAACACGCCATGCAGAGGGAAAAAAAACACGGCTAAATGTATTTTTGCGTTATGCTGCTGTCTTTACAGCCTTGATTTTGGGCATTGGAATTTACAGTATTTCAATTAGAAAGAATAAATCTGCTCAGCCCGACGCTCTGGAGTTGGTGCAAAGAAATCCGTTGGGTCGTCATTCCAGCTTTAGCCTGGCGGATGGAACGAAAGTTTATCTCGGTCCAGGCAGTGCGCTATCTTATTCTGCAGATTTCTCCGGAAACAAAAGAGAAGTGATCTTAAAAGGTGAAGCCTATTTTGAAGTAACAAAGAATAGGGAAAAGCCATTCATGATATATACTGAAAATTTAAGAACTCAGGTATTGGGTACAACCTTTAAGGTCAGCTCCTTTCAGGGAAGTCCGATTCTGGTTTCGGTAACCAGTGGTAAAGTAAGGGTAGACCGGCTTGCTGATGGTGAAGCTCAGGAATTAGCAGTTTTGAATCCTGGCGAACAAGTATCCTATAACCAGCATTCCGGAGCACAAAAATCCAGTTTCAATATTGAAAATGTAAAAAACTGGAAGCAGGGGCAACTGATTTTTGATGGTACACCACTTTTGGAACTCACCAACCAAATCAGCAGGTGGTATAATGTATCTATAAACATCAGCTCGGAATCATTAAAGCAAATTCCTATCACAGTAACTCTTGACGGAAATATGCCTGTATATCAATTCCTGGACGGATTAAGTGCTTCGTTTGGATTCAACTATAAAATAAAGGACCAGGTCATTACCATCTATTAACATAAAACCTAAAAGCTATGTAAAAATTCTACACTAAACACAAAAATCGCCCTCCATCTAAGGAGAACGATTTCAAATAGGTCAATAACCAAAAGATTTGGACGTCACATTGGTTATTTAATTAACAGATTCTTTCGGAAATCCGAGAGTAACCTTCTAATTCTATAAAAGTATGCAAAAAGGATTTATTCCTTATCCATCCGTAAGTTTTTTTTTAATTAAAAATGATAGAATCAAGTTTCTAATGAGATTTTCATTTGTTTTAGCGGTGACGACATTAATATTTGTAAGTCTCTTGTCTGCCAGCGAAGGGCATAGTCAGGGCTTAGACCAGGCGATCAGACTTTCTATTAAAAATGCAAGCGTAAAAGAAAGCATACTTGCAATTGAAAAAGAAAGTGGTATCCGCTTTTTAATGAGAGATGACCTCATTAAAGGTTATGAAAAGAAGTTGAATATCTCTTCTCCGAAAATTACCGTCAGACATGCTTTGGAAGAAGTATTATCGGGTACGCCACTTACCTATGTAGAGCTTAATGGCTTTGTATCGGTGGTGACCAGATCGGCTCAGTTCCAGATTACAGGTAAGGTAATTGATGATAAGACGAAAGAATCATTAATTGGGGTATCTGTAAGAATTAAGGGCGCACAGGCTTCTACATTTACCGATAATCAGGGGAACTTTTCTTTGAAAATTCCGGGATATGGGGTAACCCTTCAATTTCAATCTATAGGTTATCAATCGGCAGAACTGCGTGTCGATGATGCCAGATCTGTGCAAAAT
This region of Pedobacter steynii genomic DNA includes:
- a CDS encoding FecR family protein, which produces MNELLNERLELAASEEVDQGRLSKWKEEWSLKFQAESENPAAENETRHAEGKKTRLNVFLRYAAVFTALILGIGIYSISIRKNKSAQPDALELVQRNPLGRHSSFSLADGTKVYLGPGSALSYSADFSGNKREVILKGEAYFEVTKNREKPFMIYTENLRTQVLGTTFKVSSFQGSPILVSVTSGKVRVDRLADGEAQELAVLNPGEQVSYNQHSGAQKSSFNIENVKNWKQGQLIFDGTPLLELTNQISRWYNVSINISSESLKQIPITVTLDGNMPVYQFLDGLSASFGFNYKIKDQVITIY
- a CDS encoding helix-turn-helix domain-containing protein, producing the protein MLLPTVGIEQIFNLPYTKEDFKIVRHQPINMPSIPHAHKHDFYMILLIEKGSGIHTIDFKAHKVKDKMIFFLAPGQAHQWELSKDTSGYQLMFSLKFLLPGSQRFPYFNLSASPFLPLNDTQYENLVQELEKMEQEVVDSEDLYIDILQSRLQLVLLLIKRWYSENFEVQEFAPDHRIINNFLGLLETHYTSHSEVSFYANEMSVTANYLNQVCRKKSGITAGDYIRERILLEAKRMLTFTKLDIKEIAYTLGFNDTSYFSRFFRKYTSSSPQEFRKMNN
- a CDS encoding DUF6266 family protein, with translation MAKASNGPLGALNGKLRNLVFYMLNGQPVVRTIGDPGKPSRNQLANRQAMSVTMGLVSSITDFTSVSFELEAKGTVRNAHNLATSYIKKQALKGEYPNISVDYSKVILSNGSLPGAADLKIEKKEKGVLLSWDTTGSDDDIVMILLCHPLQKRATSCINAGRRDAGSYFIGLREDYLEEPIEAYICFRAADGKAISNSAYVGNLNGEIESPEERAQNKKYQLIKQRFDVVESDYLQQLKDNWGQRVDSKAFRNLEKEYEVLKNKLEHLPGKPG
- a CDS encoding ankyrin repeat domain-containing protein — protein: MNYRITYLVALLISSLCTFTACSQEKTMEPTNTGVFDIIAAKNTNKLEQWISSQKNLEVRNEKGETPLMAATYLNNLPMVKLLINAGASVNAQDKILNSPFLYAGASGYLDIVRLCLKAGADYKIFNRYNGTALIPACEKGHVEVVAELLKDKAYPINHVNRLGWTALLEAVILSDGNSKQVQIIKMLIEAGCDVNIADKDGVTALAHARRQNFKEIITLLENASSKK